In a single window of the Flavivirga spongiicola genome:
- the hppD gene encoding 4-hydroxyphenylpyruvate dioxygenase — translation MMKDIKSVNYGLEKIFEGAQDFLPLLGTDYVEFYVGNAKQSAHFYKTAFGFQSYAYKGLETGSKESVSYVLKQDKIRLVLTTPLNSTSPINEHIVKHGDGVKVIALWVEDARKAYEETTSRGAKSYMEPVVEKDEHGEVVRAGIYTYGETVHMFVERKNYNGSFLPGFKAWKSDYNPEPVGLKFIDHMVGNVGWGEMNTWVKWYEDVMGFENFLSFDDKQIHTEYSALMSKVMSNGNGRIKFPINEPAKGKKKSQIEEYLDFYEGPGVQHIAVATDDIISTVSSLRARGIEFLSTPPEEYYKAVPGRLEEHSHELREDIETLKSLGIMIDADEEGYLLQIFTKPVEDRPTLFFEIIQRMGARGFGAGNFKALFESIEREQANRGTL, via the coding sequence ATTATGAAAGACATAAAATCAGTAAACTACGGTTTAGAAAAAATATTTGAAGGAGCACAAGATTTTTTGCCACTTTTAGGAACAGACTATGTAGAATTCTACGTAGGTAATGCAAAGCAATCAGCCCACTTTTACAAAACAGCATTTGGGTTTCAATCTTATGCCTATAAAGGTTTAGAAACCGGATCTAAAGAATCTGTAAGTTATGTACTCAAACAAGATAAAATACGTCTTGTTTTAACGACACCATTAAACAGTACATCACCAATAAACGAACATATTGTAAAACATGGTGATGGTGTAAAGGTTATAGCACTTTGGGTTGAAGATGCTAGAAAAGCATATGAAGAGACTACTAGTCGCGGAGCAAAATCATACATGGAACCCGTTGTAGAGAAAGATGAGCATGGTGAAGTTGTTAGAGCGGGTATATACACGTATGGTGAAACGGTACACATGTTTGTAGAGCGCAAAAATTATAATGGCTCATTTTTGCCAGGTTTTAAAGCATGGAAATCAGATTATAATCCAGAACCTGTCGGACTTAAGTTTATAGATCACATGGTAGGTAATGTAGGTTGGGGAGAAATGAATACTTGGGTAAAATGGTATGAAGATGTTATGGGTTTTGAAAATTTCTTATCCTTTGATGATAAACAAATCCATACCGAATATTCAGCTTTAATGAGTAAAGTGATGAGTAACGGGAACGGACGTATAAAGTTTCCAATAAATGAACCTGCTAAGGGAAAGAAAAAATCACAAATAGAAGAATATTTGGATTTTTATGAAGGACCAGGCGTCCAGCATATAGCCGTTGCTACCGACGATATTATTTCTACAGTTTCTAGTTTAAGAGCTAGAGGCATTGAATTTTTATCCACACCACCAGAAGAATATTATAAAGCAGTACCAGGAAGATTAGAAGAGCATAGTCATGAATTAAGAGAAGATATTGAGACATTAAAAAGCTTAGGAATAATGATTGATGCTGATGAAGAAGGCTACTTACTGCAAATTTTCACCAAACCAGTTGAGGATAGACCGACGTTGTTTTTCGAAATTATTCAGCGTATGGGAGCTCGTGGTTTTGGAGCAGGGAATTTTAAAGCACTTTTTGAATCTATTGAAAGAGAACAGGCTAACAGGGGGACGTTATAA
- a CDS encoding homogentisate 1,2-dioxygenase, translated as MPFYHKLGNIPHKRHIQFRKPDGSLYYEQLFGTIGFDGMSTNSYHEQRPTQVKEIKKQYSVAPKIALKNNIKSYRLKGFQIKPEQDFLESRKTVLVNSDCAIILAAPKQSTNDYFYKNTDADELIFIHKGTGKLRTMFGNLDFKYGDYLLVPRGIIYKIDFDTEDNRLFIVESHRPIYTPKRYRNWFGQLLEHSPFCERDIRRPEALETYNESGDFLIKVKKQGDIIEMVYASHPFDVVGYDGYNYPYAFSIHDFEPITGRIHQPPPVHQTFETDAFVVCSFVPRLYDYHPESIPAPYNHSNIDSDEVLYYVDGDFMSRNDIDAGHISLHPAGIPHGPHPGAAERSIGKTKTDELAVMVDTFKPLMVTEEAMKIADEDYHKSWL; from the coding sequence ATGCCTTTTTACCATAAATTAGGAAATATTCCGCATAAACGTCATATTCAATTTAGAAAACCAGATGGAAGTTTGTATTACGAGCAGTTATTTGGCACTATTGGGTTTGATGGGATGTCCACCAATAGTTATCACGAGCAGCGCCCCACACAAGTAAAAGAAATAAAGAAGCAGTATAGCGTAGCTCCAAAAATTGCTTTAAAAAATAATATCAAATCGTATCGCTTAAAAGGTTTTCAAATAAAACCAGAACAAGATTTTTTAGAAAGTAGAAAAACAGTACTTGTAAATAGCGATTGCGCTATAATATTGGCAGCACCAAAACAATCTACAAACGATTATTTTTATAAAAACACAGATGCTGATGAACTTATTTTTATTCATAAAGGCACAGGGAAATTAAGAACCATGTTTGGTAATCTCGATTTTAAATATGGAGATTACCTATTAGTGCCAAGAGGTATTATTTATAAAATAGATTTTGATACGGAAGACAATAGGTTGTTTATTGTGGAGTCTCACAGACCTATATACACACCGAAACGTTATAGAAATTGGTTTGGGCAATTACTAGAGCACTCACCGTTTTGCGAGCGAGATATCCGCAGACCAGAAGCGTTAGAGACCTATAATGAATCTGGAGATTTTTTAATAAAAGTAAAAAAACAAGGAGACATTATAGAAATGGTTTATGCATCACATCCCTTTGATGTGGTTGGATACGATGGCTATAATTACCCTTATGCTTTTTCAATTCACGATTTTGAGCCTATAACTGGGCGTATTCATCAGCCACCACCAGTGCATCAAACTTTCGAAACCGATGCTTTTGTGGTGTGCAGTTTTGTACCGCGCTTGTATGATTACCATCCGGAGTCTATTCCAGCACCCTATAATCATAGTAATATAGATAGCGATGAGGTGTTGTATTATGTAGATGGCGATTTTATGAGTAGAAATGATATTGATGCAGGTCATATATCATTGCATCCGGCAGGAATTCCACATGGTCCGCACCCAGGAGCTGCAGAAAGAAGTATTGGTAAAACAAAAACCGATGAGCTTGCTGTTATGGTAGATACATTTAAACCACTAATGGTTACCGAAGAAGCTATGAAAATAGCCGATGAGGATTATCATAAATCCTGGTTATAG
- a CDS encoding patatin-like phospholipase family protein has product MKYVLVFILVFVCFEGFAQEIESDNDKIGLVLSGGGAKGLAHIGVLKVIDSLGVKVDYVAGTSMGAIIGALYASGYSGNQLDSIFKKINFDNIINDNLPRASKAFYERDNDEKYAIKLPFNDFKISLPSALSRGQNTYSLLSRLTLHVNEINNFNELPIPFFCIATNIETGQAVVLDRGNLVQSVMASGALPSIFQPVVINDQILTDGGVVNNYPIEELRAKGMDVIIGVDVQDDLVNREKLISAPEVLLQINNFRTIKAMKLKAPKTDIYIKPDIKEFNVVSFSEGIKIIEIGRQAGISKAEALQALIKKDEKIKPKIKIQPQDNIIINSLSLAGENSYTRAYILGKLKLKLNKKVSYENFNKGVNNLVATNNFDSFQYEFKKTKGKEGYDLFATLVETKNTTFLKAGVHFDDLYKSALLVNLTKKHLLFDNDVASLDIILGDNVRYNFEYLIDKGFYWSIGFKSRYQQFHKNISAQLLLSDDQIIGTGLNKIDAKLQDQTNQFYVQTLFRNDFSLGLGAEHKRLEVKSQTIATSNPEEEFLFENTDYLSVFGNLKLDTYDNKYFPRKGFYFNGDIHLYLYASRFNADFERFSIARADIGYAFSVSDKLAFNLQSHGGFKLGDKSTQALDFALGGYGNNLINNFVPFLGYDFISLTGNSYVKGSASVDYEIFKNHHISLEGNWANVADDIFETGEWFTFSDYNGYALGYAIDTFVGPIQGKFSYSPEQKKSIWFFNIGFWF; this is encoded by the coding sequence ATGAAGTACGTTTTAGTGTTCATATTGGTTTTTGTTTGTTTTGAGGGATTTGCTCAAGAAATAGAAAGCGATAATGATAAAATTGGTTTAGTACTAAGTGGTGGTGGTGCAAAAGGTTTAGCACATATTGGAGTCCTTAAAGTCATTGATAGTTTAGGCGTAAAAGTTGATTATGTGGCTGGAACAAGTATGGGGGCTATTATTGGTGCATTGTATGCATCGGGATATTCAGGCAATCAACTTGATTCAATTTTTAAAAAAATCAATTTTGATAATATTATAAATGATAATTTGCCCAGAGCATCCAAAGCATTTTACGAACGGGATAATGATGAAAAATATGCTATAAAACTTCCTTTTAATGATTTTAAAATTTCGTTACCGTCAGCCCTTTCCAGAGGTCAAAATACATATAGTCTCCTTTCAAGATTAACGCTGCATGTTAATGAAATAAATAACTTTAACGAGTTGCCTATTCCGTTTTTTTGCATAGCTACAAATATTGAAACAGGACAAGCCGTTGTTCTAGATAGAGGGAACTTAGTCCAATCTGTTATGGCTAGCGGTGCCTTACCTTCAATATTTCAACCAGTAGTTATTAATGATCAAATTTTAACGGATGGAGGTGTCGTAAATAATTACCCCATTGAAGAATTGAGAGCTAAAGGAATGGATGTTATTATTGGGGTTGATGTTCAAGACGACTTGGTTAACCGCGAAAAATTAATTTCTGCACCAGAGGTTTTACTCCAAATTAATAATTTTAGGACTATTAAAGCCATGAAATTAAAGGCTCCTAAAACAGATATTTATATTAAACCAGACATTAAAGAATTTAATGTAGTGTCCTTTAGTGAGGGAATTAAAATTATTGAAATCGGTAGGCAAGCCGGCATAAGTAAAGCAGAAGCTTTACAAGCTTTAATTAAAAAGGATGAAAAAATCAAGCCAAAAATAAAGATACAGCCACAAGACAATATTATAATTAACTCACTATCTCTTGCAGGAGAAAACAGTTATACACGAGCTTATATTTTAGGCAAGTTAAAGTTGAAGCTTAATAAAAAAGTAAGCTATGAAAACTTTAATAAAGGTGTAAATAATTTAGTAGCGACAAATAATTTTGACTCGTTCCAGTATGAATTTAAAAAAACGAAAGGAAAAGAGGGGTACGATTTATTTGCAACATTAGTAGAAACTAAAAACACGACTTTTTTAAAAGCAGGTGTCCATTTTGATGATTTATATAAAAGTGCCTTGTTAGTTAATTTAACTAAAAAACACTTATTGTTTGATAATGATGTGGCGTCATTAGACATTATTTTAGGGGATAATGTTAGATATAATTTTGAGTATTTAATTGATAAAGGTTTCTATTGGAGTATCGGATTTAAATCCAGATATCAACAATTTCATAAAAACATAAGTGCACAATTATTACTTTCAGATGATCAAATTATAGGAACAGGATTAAATAAAATTGATGCTAAGCTACAAGATCAAACGAATCAATTCTATGTACAAACATTATTTAGAAACGATTTTTCCCTTGGTTTGGGAGCAGAACATAAACGTTTGGAAGTGAAATCTCAAACAATTGCGACAAGCAACCCAGAAGAAGAGTTTTTATTTGAGAATACCGATTATCTTAGTGTTTTTGGGAATTTAAAGTTAGATACTTATGACAATAAGTATTTTCCAAGAAAAGGATTTTATTTTAATGGCGATATACACCTATATCTATATGCGTCAAGATTCAATGCCGATTTTGAAAGATTTTCAATAGCCAGAGCAGATATTGGTTATGCTTTTAGTGTTTCAGATAAGTTAGCATTCAATTTACAATCGCATGGCGGGTTTAAATTGGGTGATAAATCTACCCAAGCATTAGATTTTGCACTTGGTGGTTATGGTAATAATTTAATAAATAATTTTGTTCCATTTTTAGGATACGATTTTATTTCACTTACGGGGAATAGCTATGTAAAGGGATCAGCTAGTGTTGATTATGAAATTTTTAAAAATCACCATATTAGTTTAGAAGGAAACTGGGCGAATGTAGCTGATGATATATTTGAAACTGGTGAATGGTTTACATTTTCAGATTATAATGGCTATGCACTAGGCTATGCCATAGATACTTTTGTCGGTCCTATTCAGGGAAAATTTAGTTATTCTCCCGAACAGAAAAAAAGTATCTGGTTTTTCAATATAGGTTTTTGGTTTTAA
- a CDS encoding DUF3108 domain-containing protein: protein MKKILLIITAILTMQMSFSQQESAFGNGEWFKFKMSYSGFLKAGNATLTVKDSKLNNKDVYHVVGKGWTTGMIKWFFKVKDRYESYFDKKTIMPYKFVRNIDEGGHTKDLEIDFDQVNNKAYVNNKKHNKKTVIDTRPNIQDMVSTFYYLRNNLDTKKLKPGDEVRIDMFFDEENYGFKLQYLGEETINTEFGEIESLKFRPYVMAGRVFKEEESLTLWVSKDKNKVPLRIKADLAVGSLRADLEAFKGLKHPFRIVVR, encoded by the coding sequence ATGAAAAAAATACTACTTATAATAACTGCAATATTGACCATGCAAATGTCATTTTCTCAACAAGAATCTGCATTTGGAAATGGTGAATGGTTTAAATTTAAAATGAGTTACAGTGGTTTCTTAAAAGCAGGAAACGCAACACTTACTGTAAAAGATTCTAAATTAAATAATAAAGATGTCTATCATGTAGTTGGTAAAGGCTGGACTACAGGTATGATAAAATGGTTTTTTAAGGTAAAAGACAGGTATGAAAGTTACTTTGATAAAAAAACTATTATGCCTTATAAATTTGTTAGAAATATAGATGAAGGCGGGCATACCAAAGATCTTGAAATAGATTTTGATCAGGTAAATAATAAAGCATACGTAAACAATAAAAAGCACAATAAAAAAACAGTTATTGATACCAGACCTAATATCCAAGATATGGTATCGACATTTTATTATTTGCGTAATAATTTAGACACTAAAAAATTAAAGCCAGGGGATGAAGTAAGAATTGATATGTTTTTTGATGAAGAAAATTATGGATTCAAACTACAATATCTTGGAGAAGAAACCATTAATACAGAGTTTGGAGAAATTGAGTCTTTAAAATTCAGACCATATGTTATGGCTGGTCGTGTTTTTAAAGAAGAAGAAAGTTTAACACTATGGGTGTCAAAAGACAAAAATAAAGTACCTTTACGAATTAAAGCAGATTTAGCCGTTGGCTCTCTAAGAGCAGACCTTGAAGCTTTTAAAGGATTAAAACATCCTTTTAGAATCGTTGTTAGATAA